A DNA window from Hoplias malabaricus isolate fHopMal1 chromosome 5, fHopMal1.hap1, whole genome shotgun sequence contains the following coding sequences:
- the ngfa gene encoding neurotrophin-7, producing the protein MRSSTLVLFFLISVRAAYSTELRPQQHPKQQQRQQQPQPPANQNAGTGRSGLDDLIPVVDPKLFNKRRFRSARVVFSAVAPPPGDPMAMMIEEEMLPPGGPRVRRGVPEFLHRGEYSVCDSENRWVGNLTRATDVAGNEVTVLPDVRINDVVKRQFFYETTCRTNRPSGTPRGRGASGIKPGTSGCRGIDNKHWNSYCTNTHTYVRALTSFRNQVAWRLIRINAACVCVLSRKSWKH; encoded by the coding sequence ATGAGGTCGTCGACGCTGGTCCTGTTCTTCCTGATCAGCGTCCGGGCCGCATACAGCACGGAGCTCCGCCCCCAGCAACATcctaaacaacaacaacgacaaCAACAACCTCAACCTCcggccaatcagaatgcaggaACCGGGCGCTCTGGCCTTGACGACCTCATCCCCGTCGTCGACCCGAAACTGTTTAATAAGCGTCGGTTCCGCTCAGCTCGGGTGGTGTTCAGTGCCGTGGCCCCACCCCCTGGTGACCCGATGGCGATGATGATAGAAGAGGAGATGTTGCCCCCTGGTGGCCCCAGGGTGCGTCGTGGTGTTCCAGAGTTCCTGCACCGTGGAGAATACTCTGTGTGCGACAGCGAGAACCGCTGGGTTGGGAATTTGACACGAGCCACAGATGTAGCCGGGAACGAAGTGACAGTTCTGCCCGACGTCCGCATCAACGATGTGGTTAAGAGGCAGTTCTTCTACGAGACGACCTGCCGGACCAACCGGCCAAGCGGCACTCCCCGGGGGAGAGGGGCCAGTGGCATTAAGCCAGGGACATCTGGCTGCCGAGGGATTGACAACAAGCACTGGAACTCGTActgcaccaacacacacacctatgtcCGAGCGCTAACGTCCTTCAGGAATCAGGTTGCCTGGAGGCTCATCCGTATCAACGCCGCTTGTGTCTGCGTGCTCAGCCGCAAGTCCTGGAAACACTGA